The Synechococcus sp. WH 8101 sequence AGACCTTCGCTGTATTGCTTGAGCAGGTGCTTATCAATGCAGGCCCGCGAGAAAATGCCTTTGCCGCGCATGCCGCGCAGATGACTGAGGCTGGTGAGCTTCACCAGATTGCGGTAGCCGGTGACATTCTTAGCCAGCACCACCAGGTGATAGCGCCGTTCTTTCTTCTGCTGGGGATCCTCGATCGAGCCGTTGATCACATACATCTCATTGCCGATGATCGGCTTGATGCCTGCGGCTTTGCAGAGTTTGAGCAGCTCGATCGCCCCATACATCACGCCGTGATCGGTGAGGGCCAGCGCCGGCATGCCCAGCTCCTTGCAGCGCTCCACCATCTGGGGCAACTGGGAGGCGCCATCGAGCAGGCTGTAGTCGCTGTGGTTGTGTAGGGGAACGAATGCCATAACCCCAGCCTAGGGGGCGGCGCAAGATAGGGGGTCAGGGGCTGAGGTCAGACACCAGATCTGGCGCCTTGACCGCCCCGGGGCTGGGTCAGCCCGGGATCAGGGCCCCCTCAGGACGATGCTGCATCACGGCCGCCGCCTGTTCGTATTGGTGGGCTACCTGCAGCAAACGGGGCTCCTCAAGCACATTGCCAATCAACTGAACACCGATCGGTAGTCCGGCTTCATCAAAGCCACAGGGAACGCTGATCGCCGGCAGGCCGGCGAGGTTGGCCGGGATGGTGAGCAGATCGGCCAGATACATCGCCAGAGGGTCATCGGCATGGGCACCGCGACGGAACGATGTGGTGGGAGCCGTGGGCGTCAGCAGCACATCCACTTGTCGGTAGGCCGCATCGAAGTCCTGACGGATCAGGGTGCGCACCTGCTGCGCTTTTTTGTAGTAGGCATCCACATAACCGGCCGAGAGGGCGTAGGTGCCGATCAGGATGCGGCGCTGCACCTCGGCCCCGAATCCTTCAGCGCGACTGCGGGCCGTCATGCCGGCCAGGCTGTCGGCGTCCTCGGCCCGATAGCCATATTTGACGCCGTCGTAGCGGGCGAGATTGGCGGACGCTTCCGAGGGGGCAATCACGTAATAAGTGGCAATGCCATCGTTGAAGCGAGGGCAGCTCACATCCACCAATTCGGCGCCGAGAGCCTGAAGCTGCTCCGCCGCGGCCATCACCGAAGCTTTCACTTCCGGATCCAGACCTTCCTGATCGAAGCATTCACGCACCAGGCCCACCCGCAGGCCATCGATCGGATCAGCCAGCGTGGCGCTGTAGTCGGGCACCGCTGCCCGCAGGCAGGTCGAATCGCGCGGGTCCGGGCCGGCCATCACCTGGAGCAGGGCGGCGGCATCGGCCA is a genomic window containing:
- the gatA gene encoding Asp-tRNA(Asn)/Glu-tRNA(Gln) amidotransferase subunit GatA translates to MAIAEWRQQLESGEVSARELTDHHLARIAAVDPSLHAFLDVTAERARADADRIDAARQAGETLPPLAGVPLAIKDNLCTRGVRTTCASRMLEHFVPPYESTVTERLWRSGAVLLGKTNLDEFAMGGSTETSAFGPTGNPWNLEHVPGGSSGGSAAALASGECMAALGSDTGGSIRQPASFCGVVGLKPTYGRISRYGLVAFASSLDQVGPFTTTVADAAALLQVMAGPDPRDSTCLRAAVPDYSATLADPIDGLRVGLVRECFDQEGLDPEVKASVMAAAEQLQALGAELVDVSCPRFNDGIATYYVIAPSEASANLARYDGVKYGYRAEDADSLAGMTARSRAEGFGAEVQRRILIGTYALSAGYVDAYYKKAQQVRTLIRQDFDAAYRQVDVLLTPTAPTTSFRRGAHADDPLAMYLADLLTIPANLAGLPAISVPCGFDEAGLPIGVQLIGNVLEEPRLLQVAHQYEQAAAVMQHRPEGALIPG